One Thermosphaera aggregans DNA segment encodes these proteins:
- a CDS encoding metallophosphoesterase family protein: MNRLDEILRDVLDKASDPRKIIELMRNASGRVKSSTRNYVFHEPGIIEVERGVNLHIIGDLHGDIHSLLTILGERFELLGQGSDVMVFLGDYVDRGDYQIETLALLLYLKTAFNDQIILLRGNHEPPTWLIPHPHDFPSVLVERYGEEGEKVYSEALSLFNTLPITAYLPGEILMLHGGPPLKVLEASSFEEAFSLNTGKASPEMLEEILWSDPVELNVEFLDSPRGAGVLYGKKVSSKALGLIHGKYIVRSHEMVNGYRVAHDGLVITVFDAAIPYGLDSIGVVEYLYDTVRDQYRLNLVKKSPKT; the protein is encoded by the coding sequence ATGAATAGGCTGGATGAAATATTGAGAGACGTACTGGATAAAGCGTCCGATCCTAGGAAGATAATCGAATTAATGAGAAACGCTTCGGGTAGAGTTAAAAGCTCTACAAGGAACTACGTCTTCCACGAGCCAGGGATTATTGAAGTTGAAAGAGGAGTTAACTTACACATCATTGGAGACCTTCACGGCGATATCCACTCACTTCTGACAATACTGGGAGAGAGGTTTGAACTACTGGGGCAAGGTAGCGATGTAATGGTTTTTCTAGGAGACTATGTTGACAGGGGGGACTACCAGATTGAAACCCTGGCCCTGCTCCTCTATTTGAAAACAGCTTTCAACGATCAAATCATTCTTCTACGAGGAAACCACGAACCCCCTACCTGGCTAATACCACACCCGCATGATTTCCCAAGCGTCCTAGTTGAAAGATACGGGGAGGAGGGGGAGAAAGTGTACAGCGAGGCTTTAAGCCTCTTCAACACCCTCCCTATCACGGCTTACCTTCCCGGCGAAATATTAATGCTTCACGGTGGACCACCGCTTAAAGTATTAGAGGCCTCTAGCTTCGAAGAGGCATTCTCGTTAAACACGGGGAAAGCCAGTCCTGAAATGTTGGAGGAAATATTGTGGAGTGACCCCGTGGAGCTTAACGTGGAATTCCTCGACTCCCCTAGAGGCGCGGGCGTTTTATACGGTAAGAAGGTTTCCTCGAAAGCCCTTGGCTTGATACATGGTAAGTATATCGTGAGGAGTCATGAAATGGTTAACGGCTATAGAGTAGCGCACGACGGGCTCGTGATCACGGTTTTCGACGCGGCAATCCCCTACGGACTGGACTCGATAGGCGTGGTCGAATACTTATACGATACTGTGAGAGACCAGTACAGGCTGAATCTCGTTAAAAAATCCCCGAAGACCTAG
- the gatE gene encoding Glu-tRNA(Gln) amidotransferase subunit GatE: MSELDFKSLGLRVGLEIHVQLDTPRKLFCQCPTRLVEEQPKFHIERGLRPAKSETGEVDPAAILEWRKERVFVYEAPAESSCLVEVDEEPPHHLDEDSLTVALAIAKALNMRVVDEVHVMRKIVVDGSNVSGFQRTALIALNGFIMDGEKRIGIQTLCLEEDAARKMSEEGNKVYYRVDRLGIPLVEVATAPDINDPEEAMRIALKLGQLVRLTGYAKRGLGTIRQDLNVSIRDGAKVEIKGVQHLYLIPKVVELEALRQQRLLEIRDELLKRNVKPEDLKEEIVDVTEVFKNTSSKIVRKSLTTPGGGVYAVVLKGFKGLLGREVQPGRRFGTELSDYAKVWGGVGGIFHTDELPNYGITAQEVETLYKMLDANPGEDAIVIVADQRDKCIKALKAVVERARQAVVGVPEETRSANPDGTSKYTRPRPGAARMYPETDIPLVYVTPGLIEKALKIVPEPPDVKLKRFVEEHGLSAELASTLIRDLRLDLYEKLVDKYRGSVQPSIIASILVNIIPSLRKENVPVENVTDELIEEIVGLLSRGEISKEAIPDLMKQALLNPGKRLEELVKELGITRLSMDELGRIIEDVIEKHKEKLLAKKEKAFAIAMSETMKLVRGRIDGAVVAENVKKKLREKLNIGSDDEYSRQ, from the coding sequence ATGAGTGAGCTTGACTTTAAATCACTAGGATTGAGGGTTGGTCTCGAAATCCACGTTCAACTAGACACTCCCAGGAAGCTCTTCTGCCAATGCCCTACAAGACTGGTGGAGGAGCAGCCGAAGTTTCACATAGAAAGAGGCTTAAGACCTGCCAAGAGCGAGACCGGGGAGGTAGACCCTGCGGCTATTTTGGAGTGGAGGAAGGAGCGGGTATTCGTATACGAGGCTCCTGCGGAATCATCATGCCTCGTGGAAGTTGACGAGGAACCGCCGCATCACCTGGACGAGGACTCGTTGACGGTTGCATTAGCAATTGCTAAGGCGTTAAACATGAGAGTGGTGGATGAAGTGCATGTTATGAGGAAGATTGTGGTGGATGGGAGTAACGTGAGCGGTTTTCAAAGAACTGCTTTAATAGCGTTGAACGGTTTCATCATGGATGGGGAGAAGAGGATAGGGATTCAAACACTGTGTCTTGAGGAGGATGCTGCCAGGAAGATGAGTGAGGAAGGGAATAAGGTCTACTACCGTGTTGACAGGTTGGGAATCCCTCTAGTGGAGGTAGCCACAGCGCCCGATATCAACGACCCTGAGGAAGCCATGAGGATTGCCTTGAAGCTCGGGCAACTGGTAAGGCTGACTGGTTACGCTAAGAGGGGGCTGGGCACTATAAGACAGGATCTTAACGTCAGCATCCGCGATGGAGCCAAGGTTGAGATTAAAGGAGTACAACACCTCTACTTAATCCCCAAGGTTGTAGAGCTCGAAGCCCTGCGCCAGCAGAGGCTTCTAGAGATCAGGGATGAATTATTGAAGAGAAATGTGAAACCGGAGGATTTGAAAGAAGAGATAGTGGATGTAACCGAGGTTTTCAAAAACACGTCATCAAAGATTGTAAGGAAATCCTTAACAACCCCCGGAGGCGGGGTATACGCTGTCGTGCTGAAGGGGTTCAAAGGTCTGCTGGGCAGGGAGGTGCAGCCTGGGAGACGGTTTGGCACGGAGTTATCGGACTACGCTAAAGTATGGGGAGGTGTTGGCGGAATATTCCACACGGATGAGTTGCCGAACTATGGGATAACGGCGCAGGAGGTTGAAACACTCTACAAGATGCTTGACGCGAACCCGGGTGAAGATGCGATAGTAATCGTTGCTGATCAACGTGATAAGTGTATCAAAGCCTTGAAAGCAGTGGTGGAGAGGGCGAGGCAAGCGGTAGTAGGAGTTCCAGAGGAGACTAGGAGTGCAAACCCTGATGGAACATCAAAGTATACGAGGCCGCGTCCAGGAGCAGCGAGAATGTACCCGGAGACGGATATCCCGCTCGTGTACGTCACCCCTGGTTTGATCGAGAAAGCTTTGAAAATTGTTCCAGAACCACCCGATGTTAAGTTGAAAAGGTTCGTTGAAGAACACGGGTTGAGCGCTGAATTAGCGAGCACGCTTATCAGAGACCTCAGGCTTGACCTGTATGAGAAGCTTGTCGATAAGTACAGGGGGAGCGTTCAACCCTCAATTATTGCTTCAATACTAGTTAACATAATTCCCTCTCTCAGGAAGGAGAATGTTCCTGTTGAGAACGTTACAGACGAGTTGATTGAAGAAATAGTGGGCTTGCTCTCCAGGGGGGAAATCTCCAAGGAAGCAATACCGGATTTGATGAAGCAGGCATTGCTTAACCCTGGGAAAAGGCTTGAGGAATTAGTGAAAGAGCTAGGCATCACCAGGCTTAGCATGGATGAATTAGGGAGAATTATCGAGGATGTTATAGAGAAGCACAAGGAGAAGCTTCTAGCAAAGAAGGAGAAAGCCTTCGCGATCGCGATGAGCGAGACCATGAAGCTTGTGAGAGGGAGGATTGACGGAGCAGTAGTGGCTGAAAACGTTAAAAAGAAGCTAAGGGAAAAACTTAACATTGGCAGCGATGACGAGTACTCCCGACAATGA
- the gatD gene encoding Glu-tRNA(Gln) amidotransferase subunit GatD, translated as MEIYHGYTGFIASKLREAGAEPGDVIRVDNPDGESFTGVLMPRQLLYSNRPVLVLKLSNGYNIGVKVELETRIVLLSKKKGLPGTTGSEASLKKPFVSILATGGTIASKVDYVTGAVTPLLDPQELLEWAPELSDVGFLNVREIMKKFSEDITPSDWEKLSLEVYREITNGAEGVVVAHGTDMMSYSAAALAFSIVGKPVPIVFVGSQRSSDRPSSDSFFNLYSAVLTAFKASFAESVIVMHGESSDSYAVVLRGVKARKMHTSRRDAFQPINDKPIALVYPYTREIRIVGRILEKRDRSKEALLRNKFDDKVAIVKAYPGLQEEIVNFLVDKKFSGIVIEGSGLGHVSNSLIDSLKRAVENEIPVVMTSQCLFGRVNLNVYSTGRRLLEAGVIPASDMLPETAYVKLSWILGSVTKNLAEVRQLMQTNIAGEINERHTLELYPRWSHE; from the coding sequence ATGGAGATTTACCACGGTTATACAGGGTTCATAGCTTCTAAGCTGAGGGAAGCGGGCGCGGAGCCTGGAGATGTGATCAGGGTTGACAACCCGGATGGGGAGTCTTTTACAGGCGTGCTAATGCCTAGACAGCTCTTGTATTCTAACAGACCGGTATTAGTGTTAAAACTCTCTAACGGGTACAACATCGGTGTTAAAGTAGAGTTAGAAACCAGGATAGTTTTACTGTCTAAGAAGAAAGGGCTTCCGGGAACCACCGGCTCCGAGGCTTCGCTGAAGAAACCATTCGTATCAATTCTTGCCACAGGAGGCACAATAGCATCTAAGGTGGATTATGTGACGGGGGCGGTGACCCCGCTGCTTGACCCGCAGGAGTTACTGGAATGGGCGCCGGAGCTAAGCGATGTAGGCTTCCTAAACGTTCGCGAGATTATGAAGAAGTTCAGCGAGGACATAACGCCTTCCGACTGGGAGAAACTGTCTCTGGAAGTATATAGGGAAATAACTAACGGTGCTGAAGGAGTGGTTGTCGCACACGGAACAGACATGATGAGCTATTCTGCAGCAGCCCTCGCATTCTCAATAGTGGGGAAGCCGGTTCCCATAGTCTTCGTAGGCTCTCAGAGAAGCAGTGACAGGCCCAGTAGCGACTCCTTCTTCAACCTGTACTCAGCGGTTCTAACAGCTTTCAAAGCAAGCTTTGCTGAATCAGTCATAGTTATGCATGGAGAGTCCTCGGACAGCTACGCTGTAGTGCTGAGGGGTGTTAAAGCAAGGAAAATGCACACAAGCAGGAGAGACGCTTTCCAACCCATTAACGACAAGCCTATAGCACTAGTATACCCCTACACCAGGGAGATTAGAATTGTTGGCAGGATTTTAGAGAAAAGAGATCGTAGCAAGGAGGCATTGTTGAGGAACAAGTTTGACGATAAAGTAGCGATCGTGAAAGCCTACCCTGGCCTCCAGGAGGAGATAGTAAACTTCCTTGTAGATAAAAAATTCAGCGGAATAGTAATAGAGGGAAGCGGCCTTGGACACGTATCTAACTCGCTGATCGATTCCTTGAAAAGAGCTGTTGAGAATGAAATCCCCGTCGTAATGACAAGCCAGTGCTTGTTCGGGCGTGTAAACCTTAACGTTTACAGCACTGGGAGAAGACTTCTCGAAGCAGGAGTTATACCGGCTTCAGACATGCTGCCTGAAACCGCTTACGTTAAGCTATCGTGGATACTGGGCTCCGTGACTAAGAACCTTGCCGAGGTTAGACAGCTAATGCAGACCAATATTGCCGGGGAAATCAACGAGAGGCATACTTTAGAACTATACCCCAGGTGGTCTCATGAGTGA
- a CDS encoding Na+/H+ antiporter NhaC family protein, whose amino-acid sequence MPEDKRFAYYTFPLLPPLLAIVLAIYTQQVLPALFAGIWIAALMVYGYNPLSATIETWNWIVSSITDSWNATILVFDFLIGAMVALLYASGSMHSIAEAIGKRIRSARTASIMTSLLGIIVFFDDYSNTIVVGNSMRPLTDKHRVSREFLSYIVDSTAAPVAGLMLVSTWIGYEVQQINGALDVLKDQFEQGVIPAIPDVSGYGLWLSAVPYHFYSILALILVFLIAATRRHFGPMLKAEHRALTEGKVLRDGAQPLLPTESVLGEAPREKRASYTVFIASIIGLIIVTLIGLWYTGATAIIVENKLNVAWWEIGFIDALMNADAATALLWGSFTGFLIAFAGAMYSRVLTFRKSMEFTLKGMYLMVYANAILVLAWTIKTATQSLGTADYVVTQAVSANIPALLVPLIIFLISMFISYTTGTSWSTFALVMPIAVPLAWQIALMQYNDINLAYMLAAASVGAVFGGGIYGDHVSPISDTTIMSSMFSGSDHIDHVTTQMPYGTFAAGVSLILYLLFAAGLTNPLILLPIGVVLLVLGHRVLNKYYSRKTGLPEVLPDYQG is encoded by the coding sequence ATGCCGGAGGATAAGAGGTTCGCCTATTATACATTCCCCCTACTCCCGCCGCTCCTCGCCATCGTCCTGGCGATATATACGCAGCAAGTATTGCCGGCTCTCTTCGCGGGTATATGGATAGCTGCGTTAATGGTGTATGGGTATAACCCGTTGTCAGCAACTATTGAAACATGGAACTGGATTGTATCCAGTATAACGGACTCCTGGAACGCCACCATCCTGGTCTTCGACTTCCTGATAGGTGCGATGGTAGCGCTACTGTACGCCTCGGGCTCGATGCACTCGATAGCTGAGGCGATTGGTAAGCGTATCAGATCCGCTAGGACGGCTTCCATTATGACTTCTCTGCTAGGGATTATCGTGTTTTTCGACGACTACTCGAACACTATAGTCGTAGGAAACTCCATGAGGCCTTTAACCGATAAGCACAGAGTTAGCAGAGAGTTTCTCAGTTACATAGTTGACTCAACTGCTGCACCGGTTGCAGGATTAATGCTTGTTTCAACCTGGATAGGGTATGAGGTTCAGCAGATCAATGGAGCGCTTGACGTGTTGAAAGACCAGTTCGAGCAGGGAGTTATTCCAGCAATCCCTGACGTATCCGGGTATGGGCTGTGGCTGAGCGCGGTGCCTTACCACTTCTACTCCATCCTAGCACTCATCCTCGTCTTCCTAATAGCGGCAACTAGAAGGCATTTTGGACCAATGCTTAAAGCAGAGCACAGGGCTTTAACGGAGGGCAAGGTTCTACGGGACGGTGCACAGCCCTTACTCCCCACGGAGAGCGTGCTCGGCGAGGCTCCAAGGGAGAAAAGAGCTTCTTACACGGTTTTCATAGCATCGATAATAGGGTTAATTATCGTGACGCTGATAGGTTTGTGGTATACAGGTGCCACAGCAATTATTGTGGAGAATAAGTTGAATGTTGCATGGTGGGAGATAGGTTTCATTGATGCTTTGATGAATGCTGATGCTGCAACAGCCCTGTTATGGGGTAGCTTCACAGGATTCCTAATAGCTTTTGCAGGGGCAATGTATTCAAGGGTTCTCACATTTAGAAAGTCCATGGAGTTTACGTTGAAAGGGATGTACCTTATGGTTTATGCGAACGCTATTTTAGTGCTAGCCTGGACCATTAAAACCGCAACCCAGAGCCTGGGCACTGCTGACTACGTGGTCACGCAGGCTGTCAGCGCCAATATTCCAGCACTGCTGGTTCCATTAATAATATTCCTGATCTCAATGTTTATTTCATACACTACTGGGACCAGCTGGAGTACTTTCGCCCTCGTAATGCCTATAGCTGTACCGCTGGCTTGGCAGATCGCGCTTATGCAATACAATGATATAAATCTAGCCTACATGCTTGCTGCCGCATCTGTTGGCGCTGTTTTCGGAGGAGGTATTTACGGCGACCACGTGTCACCGATAAGCGATACGACTATTATGTCGTCAATGTTCAGCGGAAGCGATCACATTGACCACGTAACCACTCAAATGCCTTATGGAACCTTTGCCGCAGGTGTTTCACTAATCCTTTACTTACTGTTCGCGGCTGGGTTAACAAACCCGCTGATACTACTGCCCATAGGCGTAGTGCTGCTGGTTCTAGGGCACAGGGTTTTAAACAAGTACTATTCGAGAAAGACAGGTCTTCCCGAGGTTCTTCCTGATTATCAAGGATAA
- a CDS encoding 30S ribosomal protein S30e, which translates to MPTHGSLTKAGKVRNATPKIPPKQKKNKPPRLRNRVEYVRRILNPPKQQAF; encoded by the coding sequence ATGCCAACTCACGGTTCGCTAACGAAAGCGGGAAAGGTTAGGAATGCAACCCCTAAAATACCGCCCAAGCAGAAGAAAAACAAGCCTCCCAGGCTTAGGAACAGGGTGGAGTATGTTAGGAGGATCCTGAACCCTCCTAAGCAGCAGGCTTTTTAA
- a CDS encoding C/D box methylation guide ribonucleoprotein complex aNOP56 subunit (functions along with aFIB and aL7a; guides 2'-O-methylation of ribose to specific sites in RNAs): MTKAYLVETFIGVLVFDENKKLLLNIPAPSSIDDHVEYLLKVENGEETPQLAEALGKLRENGFSEVEVEHLSVARNVSNHGLKPNISPGHEVFLEARERLPSLALETGMYKTVDEYYQKYHEIMMEYTRRKLRREAQKRDLLAVQAIRAIDDIDKTINLYIARLREWYSIHFPELDELVKEHPEYAKLVYELGDRSNFTVENLRKLGYSMEKAEKLSEAARSSIGADLSDFDLNYIKILANIVLELYKLRDTLDGYIEVVMKEVAPNITAIVGPKLGARLMSIAGGLERLAKLPASTIQVLGAEKALFRALRTGGKPPKHGVLFQYPPIHKSPRWQRGKIARTVAAKLAIAAKIDFFSGRFIGDKLVKEIEERIEEIKKLYAKPPVKKEEEEKPKPKPKKKWRR, translated from the coding sequence ATGACGAAAGCTTACCTTGTGGAGACGTTTATTGGAGTACTAGTTTTCGATGAAAACAAGAAGCTATTGTTGAATATCCCGGCTCCAAGCTCGATCGATGACCATGTTGAGTATTTGCTGAAGGTTGAGAACGGGGAGGAGACTCCTCAGCTGGCTGAAGCACTCGGCAAGCTCAGGGAGAACGGTTTCTCCGAGGTCGAGGTTGAGCACTTATCTGTTGCTAGGAATGTTTCAAACCACGGTTTGAAACCTAATATTTCACCAGGGCATGAGGTATTCCTGGAGGCTCGTGAGAGGCTTCCAAGCCTTGCACTGGAGACAGGAATGTACAAGACTGTTGACGAGTATTATCAGAAATACCATGAGATAATGATGGAGTATACGAGGAGGAAGCTTAGAAGGGAAGCGCAGAAGAGGGATTTGCTTGCTGTACAGGCCATTAGGGCAATAGACGATATTGATAAGACCATCAACCTCTACATTGCGAGACTGCGCGAGTGGTATAGTATTCACTTCCCTGAGCTAGACGAGCTAGTTAAGGAGCATCCCGAGTATGCTAAACTCGTGTACGAGCTGGGAGATAGGAGCAATTTCACAGTGGAGAACCTGCGGAAACTAGGCTACTCTATGGAGAAAGCCGAGAAGCTAAGCGAGGCAGCCAGGTCGAGCATAGGAGCGGATTTAAGCGATTTCGATTTAAACTACATAAAGATTCTTGCAAACATTGTTCTCGAACTGTATAAGCTGAGAGATACTTTAGACGGCTATATCGAAGTAGTGATGAAGGAGGTTGCTCCGAACATCACCGCCATTGTTGGTCCGAAGCTAGGTGCTAGGTTAATGAGCATAGCTGGAGGGCTTGAAAGGCTCGCGAAACTCCCTGCAAGCACTATCCAGGTATTAGGAGCTGAGAAAGCCTTGTTCAGAGCCTTGAGAACAGGCGGCAAACCACCCAAGCACGGAGTATTGTTCCAGTATCCCCCGATCCATAAGAGCCCGAGGTGGCAGAGAGGAAAGATCGCTAGAACAGTCGCAGCAAAGCTGGCAATAGCTGCTAAAATAGACTTCTTCAGCGGGAGATTTATCGGTGACAAGCTAGTTAAGGAGATAGAGGAGAGGATTGAGGAGATTAAGAAGCTGTATGCGAAGCCGCCTGTTAAGAAGGAGGAAGAGGAGAAGCCTAAGCCCAAGCCCAAGAAGAAGTGGAGGAGGTGA
- a CDS encoding fibrillarin-like rRNA/tRNA 2'-O-methyltransferase: protein MSEAVSVKPHAKYFGVYVVEMDDGSVRLATKNLVPGTRVYGEKLFRFENVEYREWNMYRSKLAGALGNGISEMPIREGHKILYLGVASGTTASHISDIIGVNGKVFGVEFAPRVMREFVIVADTRKNLIPILADARKPYQYRHVVELVDGLYADVAQPDQASIVADNADYFLKDGGYLLMAIKARSIDVTKEPSEVYRKEINTLKERGFEIVDVVHLEPYDRDHAMVLAVYHRKR from the coding sequence GTGAGTGAAGCGGTTAGTGTAAAACCCCACGCCAAGTACTTCGGGGTTTACGTAGTAGAGATGGATGATGGAAGCGTCAGGCTCGCAACCAAGAACCTTGTCCCTGGGACAAGGGTTTACGGTGAGAAGCTCTTCAGGTTTGAAAACGTAGAATACCGCGAGTGGAACATGTATAGAAGCAAGCTTGCAGGCGCCCTTGGAAACGGCATCTCCGAAATGCCTATTCGCGAGGGACATAAGATCCTCTACTTAGGCGTTGCCTCGGGAACCACTGCGAGCCACATATCCGATATAATAGGTGTTAACGGTAAAGTTTTCGGAGTAGAGTTCGCGCCGAGAGTGATGAGAGAGTTCGTAATTGTCGCCGACACCAGGAAAAACCTTATTCCAATACTAGCAGATGCTAGGAAACCCTACCAGTACCGTCACGTTGTAGAACTTGTCGACGGCTTGTATGCTGATGTCGCGCAGCCTGATCAAGCATCAATAGTTGCAGACAACGCTGATTACTTCTTGAAAGACGGGGGTTACCTCTTAATGGCTATCAAGGCTAGAAGCATAGATGTTACAAAAGAGCCTAGCGAAGTATACAGGAAGGAAATTAACACGTTGAAGGAAAGAGGCTTCGAAATAGTTGACGTGGTCCATTTGGAGCCGTATGACAGAGATCACGCAATGGTTCTCGCCGTATACCATAGGAAGCGGTAG
- a CDS encoding transcriptional regulator, with translation MNTTSEFESMLENVLNILRKGGYTIHLVSYPEDRRSIDIVAKKDKDVVLIKIAIDADKIGNLEVEDLRKSSIAYSASSIIVSKTYRGRELEDDVVYVKGNINVVSPELLENYIVRKEKPLIYNVKGIYVLRLDPQKFCERRTELNLSRGELAEALGLTRKALYLYEKGETMVSLNTALQLAEFMGEDIFKKIDPLKDRVNEEDFTIIQSEKERLDKELSSIIAKYNYIGVRFKRTPVDIALKGVKTFSIVRQDDTSNAMRKIDDAEEIANLTESLLIVWKEKTGLKELEKLIKKLE, from the coding sequence TTGAACACTACCAGCGAGTTTGAATCAATGCTTGAAAACGTGTTGAACATTTTGAGAAAGGGAGGTTACACTATCCACCTTGTCTCATACCCTGAAGACAGGCGCAGCATTGACATAGTTGCCAAAAAGGATAAGGACGTGGTTTTGATAAAAATAGCCATTGACGCTGATAAAATAGGCAACCTGGAGGTTGAGGATCTGCGGAAGTCTTCGATCGCTTACTCCGCTAGCAGCATAATCGTGTCTAAGACGTACAGGGGGAGGGAGCTGGAGGACGATGTCGTATATGTGAAAGGCAATATCAACGTGGTTTCCCCAGAGTTGCTTGAAAACTACATTGTGAGAAAGGAGAAGCCGCTGATATATAATGTTAAAGGAATCTACGTGCTGAGGCTTGATCCACAGAAATTCTGCGAGAGAAGGACTGAGCTAAATCTCTCACGGGGCGAGCTGGCAGAGGCCTTGGGTCTGACACGCAAGGCTTTATACTTGTATGAGAAGGGTGAAACCATGGTCTCGTTGAACACTGCTCTCCAGCTCGCTGAATTCATGGGCGAGGATATTTTCAAGAAAATAGATCCATTGAAAGACAGGGTTAACGAAGAAGATTTCACAATAATCCAGAGCGAGAAAGAGCGTTTAGACAAGGAGTTATCAAGCATTATTGCAAAGTACAACTACATAGGAGTTAGGTTTAAGAGAACGCCAGTTGACATTGCCTTGAAAGGTGTGAAAACATTTAGCATAGTTAGACAGGACGACACCAGCAATGCGATGAGAAAAATAGATGATGCAGAGGAGATAGCGAACCTGACCGAATCGCTTCTAATAGTGTGGAAAGAAAAAACTGGTTTGAAAGAGCTTGAGAAATTGATAAAGAAATTAGAGTAG
- a CDS encoding NTPase, translated as MNIVITGRPGVGKSTVFLRVITHLKERGEVLTGFRTPEVREGGIRVGFKIVDLNTGEEAWLAKRNADSTVRVGSYGVLVSEASELIRKSLETALKTRSIVGIDEIGPMELKIPVFKPLLLRILEKETVKILVVHERLSDKEILSRLENAAWYEITESNRDKAPSTIIEELEKRLRNY; from the coding sequence ATGAACATAGTTATCACTGGACGACCAGGCGTTGGAAAGTCTACAGTTTTCCTCCGTGTTATAACACACCTGAAGGAACGTGGAGAGGTTTTAACCGGCTTCAGGACCCCCGAGGTAAGGGAAGGCGGAATCCGGGTGGGGTTTAAAATAGTGGACTTGAACACTGGTGAGGAAGCCTGGTTAGCGAAACGGAACGCTGATTCCACAGTAAGGGTTGGATCATATGGAGTATTGGTGAGTGAAGCATCCGAGCTCATTAGGAAGTCCTTGGAAACAGCGTTAAAAACAAGGAGTATTGTCGGAATAGATGAAATAGGACCTATGGAGCTTAAAATACCAGTCTTCAAGCCTCTACTACTGAGAATTCTTGAAAAGGAGACTGTTAAGATTCTAGTAGTGCACGAACGTTTAAGTGATAAAGAAATATTATCAAGGTTAGAAAACGCCGCATGGTACGAAATCACGGAGTCTAACCGGGACAAGGCTCCGTCAACAATAATTGAGGAATTGGAGAAGAGGTTGAGGAATTATTGA
- a CDS encoding N2,N2-dimethylguanosine tRNA methyltransferase, which translates to MTEGLARIIVPRLESYVREDGKLEPAWMPVFYNPEAALSRDITVLYLSTRFKHGLNFIDALAGTGVRGVRISLELEGEGVLNDVDPRAFHYIRRNIALNNLESRVQAFNQEANTLLNMLTFTGIPFDFIDIDPYGSPIPYVDSAFKPLGKKASLGVTATDTAPLTCSNPRKMLRRYWHRCVDVDFEKEVGLRVLISNIVLRGAAHDIMLKPAVSFLYKHYYRVVFETVRNASLSFENLSKCIGSIWYCTETLERGFAVSGENGIACMSGKPVLIGPLWVCELMSSSVVNDMLAQLPKYPWMQRQTVKMLKILAEETSVQTPYIRVDRVYSRLRKNMPPFSQLMETLKQHGFKVARTHFDPRGIRVDGDLSEAFKIMSTLGR; encoded by the coding sequence TTGACCGAAGGACTGGCCAGGATCATAGTGCCAAGACTGGAAAGCTATGTGAGAGAGGATGGGAAGCTAGAGCCTGCATGGATGCCTGTCTTCTACAACCCCGAGGCAGCTCTCAGCCGAGATATAACTGTTCTTTACTTGTCAACAAGGTTTAAGCATGGATTGAACTTCATAGATGCGTTGGCTGGAACAGGTGTAAGAGGCGTAAGAATCTCTCTTGAACTCGAAGGCGAAGGGGTTTTAAACGATGTAGACCCCCGGGCATTCCACTACATTAGGAGAAACATTGCCTTGAACAACCTTGAATCTCGGGTTCAAGCATTCAACCAGGAGGCTAACACGTTGTTGAACATGCTCACCTTCACCGGTATACCATTCGATTTCATAGATATCGACCCATACGGGTCTCCAATACCATACGTAGACTCCGCCTTCAAGCCCCTGGGTAAGAAGGCATCGCTGGGCGTTACGGCGACGGATACCGCACCGTTAACATGTAGCAATCCCAGGAAAATGCTGAGGAGGTACTGGCATAGATGCGTGGATGTTGATTTCGAGAAAGAAGTAGGTCTCCGCGTGCTGATTTCAAACATAGTGTTGAGAGGAGCCGCGCATGATATTATGTTGAAGCCTGCTGTATCCTTCCTCTACAAACACTACTACAGAGTAGTGTTTGAAACAGTTAGGAATGCTTCACTATCCTTTGAAAACCTTTCAAAATGCATAGGGAGCATTTGGTATTGCACTGAAACCCTTGAAAGAGGCTTCGCGGTGAGCGGTGAAAACGGGATAGCGTGCATGAGTGGTAAACCAGTTTTAATAGGGCCTTTATGGGTCTGCGAGCTAATGTCAAGCAGTGTTGTAAACGATATGCTCGCACAGCTCCCCAAGTATCCTTGGATGCAGAGACAAACGGTCAAGATGTTGAAAATACTGGCTGAGGAAACCAGCGTGCAAACCCCTTATATCAGGGTGGACAGGGTTTATTCACGCTTGAGAAAGAACATGCCACCGTTCAGCCAATTAATGGAGACTCTTAAGCAACATGGTTTCAAAGTAGCTAGAACACACTTCGATCCAAGGGGTATCAGGGTGGATGGAGACTTGTCGGAAGCGTTCAAAATCATGAGCACGCTGGGAAGGTAA